The following proteins come from a genomic window of Legionella cherrii:
- the icmW gene encoding type IVB secretion system protein IcmW, which produces MPDLSHEASAQYWFEYIDPMIYRVITFMESVEDWTLDGNPEFEQAMEQLGRELDDIEKIDMGLLAEEEKFIRIVGNIKSGRGLRLLQAIDTVHPGSASRVLIHAEETSTGSHDSAGVFLKRNIVFERLRLLSRVFCQYRLKLVLRALEGEE; this is translated from the coding sequence ATGCCAGATCTTAGTCACGAAGCATCCGCACAATACTGGTTTGAATATATTGATCCTATGATCTATAGAGTGATTACTTTTATGGAAAGTGTGGAGGATTGGACTCTTGATGGAAATCCAGAGTTTGAGCAGGCCATGGAGCAATTAGGCAGAGAACTTGACGACATAGAAAAGATAGACATGGGGCTGTTAGCCGAAGAAGAAAAGTTTATTCGCATCGTAGGGAATATCAAATCAGGCAGAGGCCTACGTCTGCTGCAGGCAATTGATACAGTCCATCCGGGCAGTGCCTCTCGAGTCTTGATTCATGCAGAAGAAACAAGTACAGGAAGTCATGATTCAGCCGGAGTTTTTCTCAAAAGAAATATTGTATTTGAACGTTTAAGGTTGTTGTCGCGAGTTTTTTGCCAGTACCGGCTAAAACTTGTTTTACGTGCACTTGAAGGGGAAGAATAA
- the icmV gene encoding type IVB secretion system protein IcmV: MKKRSRIIKLISSILNVRRWFDWERMRAFTLYLGNGFKRLFVPQKAPTEGESFSEAMKLLNLSEENILTKQKSLFRLSILMVFAAVLIFVYAGYQLFYGSIRAFLVSIIVTMIALVLAFRYHFWYFQMKNRKLGCTFNEWYRQGLLGEKK, from the coding sequence ATGAAAAAGCGGTCAAGAATAATTAAGCTAATTTCATCGATCCTTAATGTCCGTAGGTGGTTCGATTGGGAACGAATGAGGGCGTTTACTTTATATTTAGGAAATGGATTCAAACGCTTATTTGTACCCCAGAAAGCACCTACCGAGGGTGAATCATTCAGTGAAGCGATGAAGCTTCTGAATCTTAGCGAGGAAAATATACTTACGAAACAAAAATCATTGTTTCGTTTAAGTATACTTATGGTATTCGCCGCTGTTTTGATTTTTGTATACGCTGGATATCAGCTCTTTTACGGTTCGATAAGAGCGTTTCTTGTGAGCATTATTGTTACTATGATTGCACTAGTTTTAGCCTTCCGTTACCACTTTTGGTACTTTCAAATGAAAAATCGTAAGTTAGGGTGTACTTTTAATGAATGGTATAGGCAGGGGTTGTTGGGAGAGAAGAAATGA
- the icmX gene encoding type IVB secretion system protein IcmX has translation MKLSSSKFVLLNLLCFTVFPAAADNTTNLYNQQETSTNTRKLVQYFQNFGSYLGFDVTQQPQNPQTYILNYNLINLPVAQLAQTYMLYTYLGAIPVNTFTSGSNQNSGGNESAATPFSQLVPTNIPTASAINQLVNNTFNGFNGSSSSGSSGQSTVTANPLFDQSVQSNQSGGSALGFTANPLFNQIQGGSQGQGSFQQEPISQAVLNILGTPDISYCMKYDQSPTTMTENCGYLYGTLVSANAIGAYIPNATTFFNGQYISQFLNQLNSNALTGPLMYSTDSLGVGTGTNNGLTAQNQEQLANNFIRYVTGSIVPIKLPKWYDYDQLVQKTIPSSSNSGGAPTPQQVQATQTISKYLASLRTYAAQSSVGISNLYFIMSKRMPQSPPQNAQGSQQGQNLTPMSQALSEYNMATWRLFPNAGAGGTTGTGSTGTTGTGSSGTGQSGGSQWITQLNTAAPATVEKEIAILLAEINYQLYLDRQIHERLLMTNSILLLQSVRSGAPNADLNAGQ, from the coding sequence ATGAAATTATCGTCGTCCAAATTTGTATTGCTTAATCTGCTTTGTTTTACCGTTTTTCCTGCTGCAGCAGACAATACAACCAATTTATACAATCAACAAGAAACGTCTACGAATACCCGAAAACTCGTCCAATATTTCCAAAATTTTGGTAGTTATTTGGGTTTTGATGTAACGCAACAGCCTCAAAATCCCCAAACCTACATACTCAACTACAATCTAATCAACCTACCTGTTGCACAACTGGCGCAAACCTATATGCTTTACACTTATTTAGGTGCGATTCCCGTCAATACGTTTACAAGTGGTAGTAATCAGAATAGTGGAGGCAATGAAAGTGCCGCAACTCCCTTCTCTCAGCTAGTGCCTACGAATATTCCGACTGCTTCAGCGATTAATCAGCTGGTTAATAATACATTTAATGGCTTTAATGGTTCGAGCTCTTCTGGCTCCTCTGGCCAGTCAACAGTTACTGCGAATCCATTATTCGATCAATCAGTTCAATCGAATCAATCAGGTGGTAGTGCCCTAGGCTTCACTGCGAATCCATTGTTCAATCAAATACAAGGTGGCAGTCAAGGTCAGGGATCTTTTCAACAAGAGCCAATTAGCCAAGCGGTACTCAATATTTTAGGAACACCGGATATTAGTTATTGTATGAAATATGACCAGTCTCCAACTACCATGACTGAGAATTGCGGCTACCTGTATGGCACTTTAGTATCTGCTAATGCAATAGGAGCATACATCCCCAATGCGACTACTTTTTTTAACGGCCAATACATTTCACAATTTTTAAATCAGCTTAACAGCAACGCATTAACTGGTCCATTAATGTATTCAACCGATAGTCTTGGGGTGGGTACCGGAACAAATAACGGCCTCACCGCGCAAAATCAAGAACAACTCGCCAACAATTTTATACGTTACGTTACCGGGAGTATTGTTCCTATAAAATTACCAAAATGGTATGACTATGATCAATTGGTACAGAAGACGATTCCTAGCTCATCCAACAGCGGCGGCGCTCCTACTCCGCAACAAGTTCAGGCGACACAAACAATTTCTAAATATCTTGCAAGCTTACGTACCTACGCAGCTCAAAGCTCAGTAGGAATAAGTAACCTCTACTTTATTATGTCGAAAAGAATGCCTCAATCCCCCCCTCAGAATGCACAGGGAAGTCAGCAAGGTCAAAATCTCACGCCAATGAGCCAAGCCTTAAGTGAGTACAATATGGCCACTTGGCGGTTATTCCCTAATGCTGGTGCGGGTGGTACCACTGGCACTGGTAGTACTGGAACTACTGGTACTGGGTCAAGCGGTACTGGCCAATCAGGTGGTAGCCAATGGATAACTCAACTTAACACTGCAGCTCCTGCTACTGTAGAAAAAGAAATTGCGATCTTACTCGCTGAGATTAATTATCAACTTTATTTAGATCGTCAAATCCATGAGCGTCTTTTAATGACGAATAGCATCTTGTTGTTACAAAGCGTTCGTTCAGGCGCACCAAATGCAGATCTGAATGCGGGACAATAA
- the ankD gene encoding Dot/Icm T4SS effector AnkD/LegA15 has protein sequence MPELTAPKSTAMSQSDMAQDKLKGLQKAKIDEDRFFQELFLFLQRMLASILKLQVDPKAELTDLAKDCGYQDLPTALNSAKNARGQSPLTQALQNQDFSLAQTLLNSGAKYDVQSMDEYDIAIKSQRGQQAIQQKTITPPEGGYQSRPDKLHRVKEYGLVLGIVMESADKTSSQRAHVGPAYHMMSDAIREYGQDCKKEPAKKDFGQIADAFAFANKEAKFEYSTPGGSPKAGKALSDRVQEGKVTSVPINCKGHAMGLSFVPVEGNPDKTYLVFTNRGEGAKGKFGTQIYEVNTKDVTPDFINNVMSGHDKGLSHGQVMSEIQKVTQGKEPISTIDQKPQKYDNCTVANTRANIHGVLLCQEANRRGGFDKVTQDVKDEVKGRYKEFTGDMRDKKIQKLEKEIQANPSDPDLKALAKGFLEKPNHKHSDILQSAVTEKSPTSSFKS, from the coding sequence ATGCCAGAACTGACTGCTCCTAAAAGTACTGCAATGAGCCAGAGCGATATGGCTCAAGATAAACTTAAAGGTTTGCAAAAAGCGAAAATAGATGAAGATCGATTTTTCCAAGAGTTATTTCTATTTTTACAAAGGATGCTTGCTTCAATTTTAAAACTTCAAGTTGATCCCAAAGCTGAATTAACTGATCTTGCTAAAGATTGTGGCTATCAAGACCTGCCTACCGCTTTAAATTCTGCAAAAAATGCACGCGGACAGTCCCCATTAACTCAAGCATTGCAAAACCAAGATTTCTCTCTGGCGCAAACTTTGCTTAATTCAGGCGCAAAATATGATGTTCAATCAATGGATGAATATGATATTGCAATTAAAAGCCAGCGAGGACAACAGGCGATTCAACAAAAGACCATCACTCCTCCTGAGGGGGGGTATCAATCTCGTCCAGATAAATTGCACCGAGTAAAGGAATACGGTCTGGTGTTGGGTATCGTCATGGAAAGCGCCGATAAAACCTCTTCACAGCGTGCGCATGTAGGCCCTGCTTATCACATGATGTCCGATGCCATAAGGGAATATGGCCAAGATTGTAAAAAAGAACCGGCCAAAAAAGACTTTGGGCAAATTGCAGATGCCTTTGCTTTTGCAAATAAGGAAGCGAAGTTTGAATACAGTACTCCTGGAGGAAGCCCTAAAGCTGGGAAAGCACTTTCTGATCGAGTACAAGAGGGCAAAGTAACCTCGGTTCCCATAAATTGTAAGGGACATGCTATGGGGTTATCCTTTGTGCCGGTTGAAGGAAATCCTGATAAAACTTATTTGGTATTCACCAATCGAGGAGAAGGGGCAAAAGGAAAGTTTGGAACGCAAATTTATGAGGTAAATACCAAGGACGTTACTCCTGACTTTATAAATAACGTGATGAGTGGGCACGATAAAGGGTTATCACACGGACAAGTTATGTCGGAAATTCAGAAAGTCACTCAAGGTAAAGAACCCATAAGTACTATCGATCAAAAACCTCAAAAATACGATAATTGTACGGTAGCAAATACCCGTGCAAATATTCATGGCGTTCTGCTATGCCAAGAAGCAAATCGCAGGGGTGGCTTTGATAAGGTGACTCAAGATGTTAAAGATGAAGTCAAAGGACGTTATAAAGAGTTTACAGGTGATATGAGAGATAAAAAGATCCAAAAATTGGAAAAAGAAATTCAAGCCAATCCAAGCGATCCCGATTTAAAAGCGCTGGCTAAGGGATTTTTGGAAAAACCCAATCATAAACATTCGGATATATTGCAATCTGCAGTTACTGAAAAAAGCCCCACGAGCTCGTTCAAATCGTAA
- a CDS encoding heavy metal translocating P-type ATPase — MPKSRSYIFYVDGMTCANCSGTIRSYLQGQLSNRMIHFHADITTPDPKKVTVIVKEDDEEKRVDQEIWLELKNHIEEVGFTCRRYEYQPDKKDAPQTPAEQLTPFKQTINKIKKFFNSHWFLGAVGCVSGVAVLILCLATGGLSLPVIASLAVFSTLLTLLLGYNSYYDAWIKLTKSKKLTMDSLFALSTASIIVCSIASLFVPWLPMMFEAGLLIYGFRHIGIAIEDTIKEKIGTTKFQDRVPSVVRKKSTDGFDEISLELINKDDVIIVHPGEVIPLDGTCENESIIYNTIITGATLPHYFPPQAKVVAGMRLASHANPLAIRVTKNHKESYLARLDKAIEASALEAAPIELKTEQLLTYFIPTVIALAVASGVLIGLFYPAAIAIQCAVSVLVSACPCTLGLITPFAVKTGMHKAAENGVTFNSAKTLQHAEQIDTVIFDLNGTLTTGVPNIKELYLFDESGLTESELLSYCSALEKKSTHSIGQAIYSFTKQHEVSHYEVTDLDDSHHSGVSGVIRNKKYTIGSMTLMKEKNISIPAKFKQPKLEAGDQVVYVARQNSVIGFMVITDPLREDAYCTIRTLKAMGKEICLCTGADEETAIRYARALGIENVYAGCKPTSLEDNDQHENALSKTSRILALRKKGHKVAMVGDAGNDTPGMKVSDLGIAVISDSSDVLTQEAAGVVIHKGMLLPIASVFAISKQTVSNINQNLAMSLAYNLGSILVSGGLLVAVGLTLNPVVGVTLMILQACMIFMNVYRFKEQPLEHLQEEAKRYQEASSPTESSHAKIHKHTPTGYQSELVCDQEPPYTRPKKQQSTTFPFWGSCFNNGGNEVECPSFETELENQLEMAYNKKMH; from the coding sequence ATGCCTAAATCCAGAAGCTATATTTTTTATGTTGATGGGATGACCTGTGCTAACTGCAGTGGGACTATTAGAAGTTATCTGCAAGGCCAACTCTCTAACAGGATGATACATTTTCACGCAGACATCACTACACCAGATCCTAAAAAAGTAACCGTAATTGTTAAAGAGGATGATGAAGAAAAACGAGTTGATCAGGAAATCTGGTTGGAACTTAAGAACCATATTGAAGAGGTCGGTTTTACATGTAGAAGATATGAATATCAACCGGATAAAAAGGACGCACCGCAAACACCGGCGGAGCAACTAACACCCTTTAAGCAAACCATCAATAAAATCAAAAAATTTTTTAACTCACATTGGTTTCTTGGTGCAGTCGGATGCGTGTCAGGAGTGGCAGTACTTATCCTTTGTCTTGCAACCGGCGGACTCTCACTTCCTGTGATCGCGTCTCTTGCTGTTTTTAGTACTCTATTAACCCTATTACTTGGTTATAACTCCTATTATGACGCTTGGATAAAATTGACCAAAAGCAAAAAATTAACTATGGACAGTTTATTTGCGCTCAGTACTGCTTCCATCATAGTTTGCTCAATCGCCTCACTCTTTGTACCTTGGCTTCCTATGATGTTTGAAGCCGGGTTGCTTATTTATGGCTTTAGACATATAGGTATTGCGATAGAAGATACCATTAAAGAAAAAATTGGCACCACAAAGTTTCAGGACAGAGTTCCTTCGGTTGTAAGAAAAAAGAGTACTGATGGCTTTGATGAAATTAGTTTAGAGTTGATTAATAAAGACGACGTGATTATTGTGCATCCGGGAGAAGTTATACCTCTTGATGGCACCTGTGAAAATGAAAGTATCATATACAATACCATCATTACAGGAGCTACCCTCCCTCATTATTTTCCTCCACAAGCAAAAGTAGTGGCTGGCATGCGCTTAGCCAGCCATGCAAACCCTTTAGCTATTCGTGTCACAAAAAATCACAAAGAATCCTACCTGGCACGGCTCGATAAGGCAATAGAAGCATCGGCGTTGGAAGCTGCACCCATTGAATTAAAAACCGAACAACTATTAACTTATTTTATCCCAACCGTAATTGCATTGGCAGTGGCCTCTGGAGTCCTTATCGGCCTCTTTTATCCCGCCGCTATCGCAATTCAGTGCGCCGTATCGGTTTTAGTAAGTGCTTGCCCCTGTACTCTAGGGTTAATTACGCCTTTTGCGGTAAAAACAGGAATGCACAAAGCAGCAGAAAATGGAGTGACATTTAATAGTGCCAAAACATTACAACACGCAGAACAAATCGACACGGTAATTTTTGATTTGAATGGCACCCTTACAACAGGGGTTCCTAATATCAAAGAACTGTATCTATTTGATGAGAGTGGACTTACCGAATCAGAGTTACTCTCCTATTGTTCGGCCCTAGAAAAAAAATCAACTCATTCCATAGGACAAGCGATTTATTCGTTTACCAAACAACATGAGGTATCACATTATGAAGTTACGGATCTTGATGACTCTCATCATTCTGGAGTTTCTGGGGTAATAAGGAATAAAAAATATACTATTGGCAGCATGACGCTAATGAAAGAAAAAAACATTTCAATTCCCGCTAAATTCAAACAACCCAAATTAGAAGCAGGGGATCAGGTAGTCTATGTAGCACGTCAAAATTCTGTAATTGGATTCATGGTTATCACCGATCCGCTACGTGAAGATGCCTATTGTACTATCCGTACATTAAAGGCAATGGGGAAAGAAATCTGCTTGTGTACCGGAGCAGATGAAGAAACAGCCATTCGTTATGCTAGAGCGCTTGGCATCGAAAACGTTTATGCCGGCTGCAAGCCAACCTCTCTAGAAGACAATGATCAACATGAAAATGCCCTGTCCAAAACTTCCCGTATTCTTGCTTTAAGGAAGAAAGGACATAAAGTAGCCATGGTAGGCGATGCGGGAAATGATACCCCTGGAATGAAAGTCAGTGACTTAGGCATAGCCGTAATATCGGACAGCAGTGATGTTTTAACGCAAGAAGCAGCAGGAGTGGTCATTCATAAAGGAATGCTACTACCTATCGCTTCAGTTTTTGCAATCTCCAAACAAACGGTATCCAATATTAATCAAAATCTGGCCATGAGCTTGGCCTATAATCTCGGCTCCATCTTGGTTTCTGGTGGGTTATTGGTTGCAGTGGGTTTGACTCTTAATCCAGTAGTTGGCGTCACATTAATGATTCTTCAAGCATGCATGATTTTTATGAATGTCTATCGCTTTAAAGAACAACCTCTAGAACATTTGCAAGAAGAGGCAAAGCGATATCAGGAAGCCAGCTCGCCTACAGAATCATCTCATGCAAAAATCCACAAACACACCCCCACTGGTTATCAAAGCGAACTGGTTTGTGATCAAGAGCCCCCATATACTCGACCGAAAAAACAGCAATCAACCACATTTCCTTTTTGGGGCAGCTGTTTTAATAATGGAGGCAATGAAGTGGAGTGCCCCTCGTTTGAGACTGAGTTAGAAAATCAGTTAGAGATGGCTTACAATAAAAAAATGCATTAG
- the dotA gene encoding type IVB secretion system protein DotA has protein sequence MNKLLVTLLLLLFPGLVLADSSGGALSFAPPASDYSVVFLGNLFGVVDGVLSGTGSQIMGNMFAVFNAAVLALGGIIIMYTLLVATMNTAHEGQMLGQKWSSIWIPIRSTVGLALLIPKTSGYCLMQIFVMWVVVQGVGAADKVWNAALSYLNRGGVIIQAQQINPASDLTNTGTTGISGIANGVVNILAGQVCMLGLQTQLTTQRQALLDAQSQKTGACYSAAQGSTMQQFCNNVVPDFLGSVNAVAVQNASPNRSSWSVDMPNFDSSSPYSFLNGICGTIKWNSITTLNSNFGTLLSGSASPKLDQNGNPVIGKDGQVEMNYFTAGNNVKVGNNTLTPGEIAATQMSRAIAIQQMYSDLSPVARSMITNDPGIPFNQKPNPSAYSAVATEQFGVPYKKDGTVCDNYNSTTPPDDRCVIWGPVPGSPMGGTLLNGNELINAINDYNGIMMPTVNLSRLINNASDNAKATDFINNAEMQGWIMAGAYFFNLVEIQGTSSIANSAQTDSGTGLDGSTFNPQAITSPFVIGTNGTSITCGPGNMTDQGKDFTTLCTWFNQDNAPLKAVQALITSSDTDKKPSWSSSMKSDKTQSASTVYGFINNGLMMQTPGQPGVQQLTFANSINFSVNTSLYRLQRQNFSCGEVKPFFSICLGQILGNIFYNIILVTVYNLFLDIFGQIINSVVMAFLMIPLQGMATIFQQGLQIIAQPGVNPVVALANMGNEYINFAGNLWMLLLNMAVSSALIPVFGIFIFAMMSLAMPLVIAWVGVMVSVGFTTAYYIPILPYMIFTFGALGWLISVIEAMVAAPIVALGVTHPEGHDAFGKGEAAIMILVNVFLRPSMMIIGYISAIALSYVGVWVLNAGYDQAIAFIQRPNQDPAHLAAGFWSQDGSDSPSGTGGYTDWAGIYAFFFSILTYTSLYLVIIQKAFTLISYLPDKVLRWIGGTPESLGQETAQWGEEVKGKTQEAGKETQTAQGQIDKTLGGYGVKGVGMAKGLLGKAGGGGDVTAQGNATPSSDKDNESKKKSSPPKSGGNDLGGAETPVAK, from the coding sequence ATGAATAAGTTGTTAGTTACTCTACTCCTCCTTTTATTTCCTGGATTGGTTTTAGCGGATAGTAGTGGTGGTGCTTTGAGTTTTGCTCCTCCTGCGAGTGATTATTCTGTAGTATTTCTTGGTAATTTATTCGGTGTTGTTGATGGTGTTTTAAGTGGTACTGGCAGCCAAATTATGGGCAACATGTTTGCCGTATTTAACGCTGCTGTTTTGGCATTAGGTGGTATCATTATTATGTATACCCTCCTGGTAGCCACCATGAATACTGCTCATGAAGGGCAGATGCTTGGACAAAAGTGGTCCTCTATTTGGATTCCAATTCGCTCCACTGTCGGTTTAGCTTTATTGATCCCAAAGACCTCTGGTTATTGCTTAATGCAAATTTTTGTCATGTGGGTTGTTGTGCAAGGGGTTGGTGCTGCAGATAAAGTATGGAATGCTGCTTTAAGCTATTTGAATCGTGGTGGCGTTATTATTCAAGCACAACAGATAAATCCGGCCTCTGATTTAACCAATACTGGAACTACAGGTATTAGTGGTATTGCAAATGGTGTCGTCAATATCCTTGCTGGCCAAGTATGTATGTTGGGATTGCAGACTCAACTGACGACTCAAAGACAAGCCCTGCTGGATGCCCAATCGCAAAAAACAGGAGCGTGTTACTCCGCTGCTCAAGGTTCTACCATGCAGCAATTTTGTAATAATGTAGTTCCAGATTTCTTAGGCTCGGTCAATGCGGTTGCGGTTCAAAATGCTTCTCCAAATAGAAGTTCTTGGAGTGTAGACATGCCTAATTTTGATTCCAGTTCCCCTTATAGTTTTCTTAATGGAATCTGTGGCACCATTAAATGGAACAGTATTACCACCCTGAATTCCAACTTTGGCACCTTACTGTCTGGAAGTGCTAGTCCTAAACTGGATCAAAACGGTAATCCTGTAATAGGTAAAGATGGCCAGGTTGAAATGAATTATTTCACTGCAGGAAACAACGTGAAAGTTGGAAATAACACGTTAACTCCTGGAGAGATTGCCGCCACGCAGATGTCTCGCGCTATTGCAATCCAGCAAATGTATTCGGATTTGTCGCCAGTGGCTCGGTCTATGATAACCAATGATCCAGGAATACCGTTCAATCAAAAACCAAACCCAAGTGCTTATTCTGCAGTGGCAACGGAGCAATTCGGTGTACCCTATAAAAAAGATGGAACAGTGTGTGACAATTATAACAGCACTACTCCGCCAGATGATCGATGCGTGATTTGGGGGCCAGTGCCAGGATCTCCAATGGGTGGAACTTTGTTAAATGGTAATGAATTAATCAATGCGATAAATGATTACAATGGCATTATGATGCCAACGGTAAATCTATCCCGCCTGATTAATAATGCATCAGACAATGCTAAAGCCACTGACTTTATCAATAATGCCGAGATGCAAGGCTGGATTATGGCCGGTGCTTACTTTTTTAACTTGGTGGAGATTCAAGGAACGTCATCTATCGCGAATTCAGCTCAAACCGATTCAGGTACCGGATTGGATGGGAGTACCTTTAATCCTCAAGCGATTACGAGTCCATTTGTAATTGGCACCAATGGTACGAGTATTACTTGTGGTCCTGGAAACATGACGGATCAGGGTAAAGATTTTACCACATTATGTACTTGGTTTAATCAAGATAATGCTCCATTAAAAGCGGTGCAAGCGTTAATTACTTCAAGCGATACAGATAAAAAGCCCTCTTGGTCATCCTCGATGAAAAGTGATAAAACGCAGTCTGCATCTACAGTATATGGTTTTATTAACAATGGATTGATGATGCAAACTCCTGGTCAACCAGGGGTACAGCAACTCACTTTTGCAAACAGCATCAATTTCAGCGTGAACACATCTTTGTATCGATTACAACGACAAAACTTTTCTTGCGGTGAAGTAAAACCGTTCTTCTCGATTTGCCTGGGACAAATTCTTGGAAACATATTTTATAATATTATCTTAGTGACCGTATATAACCTGTTCCTTGATATTTTTGGCCAGATTATCAATAGTGTGGTTATGGCATTCTTGATGATTCCATTACAAGGAATGGCAACAATCTTCCAGCAGGGGCTTCAAATTATCGCGCAACCCGGGGTAAACCCAGTTGTTGCATTAGCCAATATGGGAAATGAGTACATCAATTTTGCAGGTAACTTATGGATGCTTTTATTGAATATGGCAGTATCCAGTGCGTTAATCCCGGTATTTGGTATCTTTATCTTTGCGATGATGTCTTTGGCTATGCCGCTGGTGATCGCCTGGGTGGGGGTCATGGTGAGTGTAGGCTTTACAACGGCCTATTATATTCCAATATTACCGTATATGATTTTCACTTTTGGTGCTCTGGGCTGGTTAATCTCCGTCATTGAAGCGATGGTTGCCGCACCTATTGTTGCATTGGGGGTGACCCATCCTGAGGGACATGACGCTTTTGGTAAAGGTGAGGCTGCGATCATGATCCTGGTTAATGTCTTCCTAAGACCTTCGATGATGATTATAGGATATATTTCTGCCATCGCATTATCTTACGTAGGCGTATGGGTTTTAAATGCCGGATATGATCAGGCTATCGCATTTATACAACGGCCTAATCAAGATCCAGCACATCTCGCGGCTGGATTCTGGTCGCAAGATGGTTCGGACTCGCCTTCTGGTACCGGTGGATATACGGATTGGGCGGGAATTTATGCATTCTTCTTCTCAATATTAACTTATACCTCTTTGTACTTAGTGATAATTCAAAAAGCATTCACACTAATATCCTATCTGCCAGATAAAGTTTTGCGATGGATTGGAGGTACTCCTGAAAGCTTGGGTCAAGAAACCGCACAATGGGGCGAGGAAGTAAAAGGTAAGACGCAAGAAGCAGGTAAGGAAACCCAGACCGCACAAGGACAAATCGATAAGACATTGGGTGGCTATGGTGTGAAAGGTGTTGGTATGGCTAAAGGTCTTTTAGGCAAAGCTGGCGGCGGTGGCGATGTTACTGCTCAGGGTAATGCGACTCCGAGTAGTGATAAGGATAATGAGAGTAAAAAAAAGTCTAGCCCGCCTAAGTCAGGGGGTAACGATTTAGGTGGTGCCGAGACGCCTGTAGCTAAATAA
- a CDS encoding 4-hydroxy-2-oxovalerate aldolase, translating into MNDPIMLLDASLRDGGHRTNFHFEDIHLQKIIGPLDNSGIEYIEIGYRNGMQAPADLGRAGLCAKDYLLLCRSLIQKAKMVVMVFPNNITQKDLMELKDCGVDLLRICIAKNQLASALPKIKMIKNANMHVSVNLMHISYYQEKELDDSIKQISEYNPDIIYFADSNGSLLPSRTQKIYEQYISKYPFPFGFHAHDNLGLAQANALAAMSSGVRFIDASLAGMGKGTGNLKTEFFVAYLHSIQLKKYNLEDVLKAANFVRSALGIGQEPIEMSEFIRGISDLSSISYKPTS; encoded by the coding sequence ATGAACGATCCGATCATGCTTTTGGATGCCTCATTAAGAGATGGTGGGCACCGAACTAATTTTCATTTCGAAGACATTCATTTGCAAAAAATCATTGGCCCACTCGATAATTCAGGTATTGAATATATTGAAATTGGTTATCGTAATGGGATGCAAGCTCCAGCTGACTTAGGCAGAGCAGGATTGTGTGCAAAAGATTATCTACTTCTTTGTCGATCGTTAATCCAAAAAGCAAAAATGGTCGTGATGGTTTTTCCAAATAACATCACTCAAAAAGATCTCATGGAATTAAAGGACTGCGGTGTTGATTTATTACGAATTTGTATTGCTAAAAATCAATTGGCCTCAGCCTTACCTAAAATCAAAATGATAAAAAATGCGAATATGCATGTTTCGGTAAATCTGATGCATATCTCTTATTACCAAGAAAAGGAGCTTGATGACTCGATCAAACAAATCAGTGAGTATAATCCAGATATCATTTATTTTGCCGATTCAAATGGTAGTTTATTACCGTCTCGTACCCAAAAAATTTATGAGCAATACATTAGTAAATACCCTTTCCCATTTGGTTTCCATGCTCATGATAATCTTGGTCTAGCTCAAGCGAATGCCTTGGCAGCAATGAGTTCAGGGGTGCGTTTTATTGATGCATCGTTAGCGGGAATGGGTAAAGGCACTGGGAATTTAAAGACTGAGTTTTTTGTCGCTTATTTACATTCGATTCAATTAAAAAAATACAATTTGGAAGATGTATTGAAGGCTGCTAATTTTGTCCGTAGCGCGTTAGGGATAGGCCAAGAACCTATAGAAATGTCTGAATTTATCCGTGGCATTTCGGATCTCTCGAGTATAAGTTATAAACCTACAAGTTAG